The stretch of DNA AATTCATCGATTTACTCTCGCTCTGCatctctttatataattatatagtttagactttagagtgTAGACACGTAGAAGCAAGAGCATCTTCGTCTAGTTGGCTACTTGATATCACCTTAACATTGTTGTTATTAAGTATTATTCCTTGTCATGATATGAGCTACTTATAACAAGATCATTCcgttcaagaaaaaaaaaaagaagagagagaaggaaatgGATGAGAGCAGGAGTCAGGACTCATGAGATTAATAAAAACAcattattcattatttaaaagataaggagTAGAAGGCATATGTGATCTAGAGATCGACAACTTTCTACACACATACACAAACGAGCATGGGAGCCTTATCATTGTTCTCACATACATGATAATTattgaaaacttgaaaacatgaaaaacaacaTTGTGAACCTCCTTCACCCGTGGTATATTTTCATGGTTGTCTAGGCGGTTTCAACTGCAATCATCGAGCCCTTGGTGCAGACTGTCAAACATGCGTTGGCACATTTTTCAACCGCTACATTCACGATTTCACTTGCATCTAATTatcgaaacaaaatttgaacagcttattattttgttgattgaaATAATGATAATAGTGATAATCAGTTTGGACAACATTGTGAACCTCCTTCACCCGTGGTATATTTTCATGGTTGTCTAGGCGGTTTCAACTGCAATCATCGAGCCCTTGGTGCAGACTGTCAAACATGCGTTGGCACATTTTTCAACCGCTACATTCACGATTTCACTTGCATCTAATTatcgaaacaaaatttgaacagcttattattttgttgattgaaATAATGATAATAGTGATAATCAGTTTGAACAACATTGTGAACCTCCTTCACCCGTGGTATATTTTCATGGTTGTCTAGGCGGTTTCAACTGCAATCATCGAGCCCTTGGTGCAGACTGTCAAACATGCGTTGGCACATTTTTCAACCGCTACATTCACGATTTCACTTGCATCTAATTatcgaaacaaaatttgaacagcttattattttgttgattgaaATAATGATAATAGTGATAATCAGtttggaaaatttgttttaccGGAGTTCTGGAGAGTGGTTAAGGCACCGCACACAGAGGATACACAGCCCAACTTGCAGTATTCATTAACAGCATCACCTTGGGACAAAAATTaagatacataaaaaaaacaaatgaaatcttGATCTGTTTTGTAACACATAACGTACCTAAAAGAAGAACATATTAATCAATTTACCAGTGTTTTCGAGAATGTCATGGGTATATCCGTTAGGACATTTGCCACTGTTAATAATTTTGCAGCCACTAGCGCTTGCACATACTGGCCTTGAACCTCCTGCAAAGCGGCAAGTATTATAGATATTTCTAGCAGTGGTGGATGGACAGCAGCTCTTGGCGTCAACTTGAATTTGTGCCATAAACAGACTCATCACGAGCACACTTAGGACCAAAGTTTTTCCTTCCATCTTTCGATTGATTAGTTGTGTGAACGCAAAATGTATGTGGAGAGACTTAAGCTTGTATTGATGAAATGGTGGTGAAACAAGGCTCGCTTAAATACTAGTTGGTCTACAGTTTGTAACCACAAAATTCATTTAATCCCCCTTCATCACGTGCATGCTCTATAGACTCTGTACACGTTGCATGGACCACCTTATCTCAATGGCTAACTTCACGACcgcaaaattactttcttttcttttttttttcttttttttgggggttaaaTAGGAAGTAGTTAAAGACCTCCTTAAAACTTTGTGTTACTTAATATTTGAACTTGATGCTTAGTATTCTTTTTACAATTCTATATTCCTTGTTAATTAGTTTTGCTGGTTATATATtgtatgttcttcttttttggtgtACTATAAGATTCGGATGCTTACTGTTCGTGCCAAATTCTTAGAATTTGCCATCAATGACATGCAGTCTTAAGTTTATGAGGCGGTGAATCGTTTTGTTGATATCTGATCAAAGAAGACTAACCTGTTCTGTGTATAAAGTTTGTATCACTTCTCGTACGTGTAAATAGTTTGAATTTGAAACGTAAGTTTTATTAGTTGGTATTGGATGACAATACCCAACGTCAGATTTTCATTGTGGTTGGCTTAGCTTGATTTGAAGCGTATGAGTAGTGTTACAAATTATACGTGTTTTgtgtaaataattttctaacttttaatCAACACTTTTGTAGTTATGTAGATATACTAGACGATGACGTATTagacaaaaatccaaaaagttTGTTACAACGTGTCAAATGTTTCTGTGATAAATTTTTAACCAACTCTCTTGTAGTTATGtatatattgaattattaaAGATAATTCCAAAACGTTTGTTACAAACGTGTTTTGCGTTTCGatactataatattttctattatatgtTGGGACCAAATGAATGCTTGTCATCTGATTTATTCAATCTGATTCATTTAATTTTCAACCACACatcattttagaaaattactCTTTCAATGGTTGCCTAATATGAAGTAACATGTTTAAAAGTgagataagtaaaaaaaaaaaagagtttcttgAATCTTATAATTTAGAAAACGATAAATAGTATTTGTTGTAAGATGAAACTGTCCAACTAAATGCTGCACttgttgttaaaaatattttctctaattaactttacattttattcaaaaaaacaaaaaacaaaaaaaaactattgagaaagtaaaaatatttattggaGCAGAATAATGTTTCCTCGCatattaaaaaagtatttgtaaTTCACTCGGAAACTTGGACATTGACATTTTAGCAGACTCTGCAAGACATGAAGAACCATCGGAGTAGTTTTTtacaaacaatcaaatcaacacCTACGCAactgatcaaaggtcaattaataACCTAATGTGTATTCAACACGATTTaatggtatcgttgtaacactttagGATCGGATCCTCAGAGATCAAACAATTGCACTCTGAAAATATGTAGATTAAATGTAGCTAAGACAATAGAAAAGTTTGTGAATGAAAATAACTATCGAAAACGGAAAGTAAACAAGTGGTTTAAATCAATAGAAAAATCATTAGGAATATGAtcacaaatttagatgattagatagggatgcattagacaccgttctaCAACTCAAATCACGTTTGTAAATCTAACTTACTCTCGTAGAGTTAATTATCTAAGCAACGAATTAACTAGACCATAAACTCTCGTTTGAATCTAGAAAACCAAGCAAGCATTCaaagtttaattttgattagttCACAAGGTGTCTTAatgatgtgtgtggtttttcactccctatcttttaccttaaaaacaCCACACGACGGCTGAAAGTCCACAGCTAATcagtagtagtatttaaggatcaaTCCTACAGAGAGAGATTTGTTGTTTAACGGAATCCGTCAGAAGtatgtaaggctaggactcaataaaaatgggaGTTTTGTTGTCACGGttgtagcaaaaaaataaacgtaaataaaagtaagtaaaataaatgaaataagtgttgggcatcaaggggaatcgcaggggattgatgatctatctatctaggaaagtttagggttagtttgtttaatgaaccgttaacttataaTTTTACAAGCTAAACGTCTAAGATCTCtacactccgttactcaactgtcgcaggcaacgacacatagatcaaagcatttaaaacaggtttgATTCCAATCCatggaattccataggtaaagggtatgtgcttcctatgtaTCCCCACACATCTAAGGTacgtcaagcacacatgcaagcttttggaaaagcacacacactttagatcatagttagttcataaaactaacttaaagcattaagcaaatacttagaattaaagcatagaataaacaaaatttaaatctaagGTCATCTTTACTGAGGGGTACTAATTCAAAGggttctttaaaaatatatatataataatgaaaaaaaaagaaacaagggaGAGAAACGGTACTGAAGTTACCAAGGGAAGCAACGTTACTCTTCTCAAATAGACATGTGTCAGCTTTTAAATGGCTATTATTAATAAAaggtaataaatatatataaataactaaaataatattttttctttttatcaaagaaACGTGACCACGTTGTTCCAGTAATGATGCTCTAACAAACCTTAAAAATTACCACCTAAACTAAAATCATATcaccctttgattatccctttaaacccaactagaaaactactctagcatgtttaagggaatcatcaaagcaaggtttaaacaattcataaacgtaaaaaaataaagtttagagATTACTTCTTAAAATCAAGTACAAGATGTAAAGACTTCTCCTTATGAAAACTGGTGTAACAAacgaacaagagaaagagaaagagtttggtGGACTTCA from Camelina sativa cultivar DH55 chromosome 9, Cs, whole genome shotgun sequence encodes:
- the LOC104711838 gene encoding probable thionin-2.4 — protein: MEGKTLVLSVLVMSLFMAQIQVDAKSCCPSTTARNIYNTCRFAGGSRPVCASASGCKIINSGKCPNGYTHDILENTGDAVNEYCKLGCVSSVCGALTTLQNSDASEIVNVAVEKCANACLTVCTKGSMIAVETA